One part of the Diadema setosum chromosome 6, eeDiaSeto1, whole genome shotgun sequence genome encodes these proteins:
- the LOC140230112 gene encoding uncharacterized protein, whose product MLQVLKLPFENSGMSSRTVDILAASWRASTQRHYCTYIRKWRKLCTLKKESHLHAKINFVLEFFTHMFYEENLSYSAMNSARSALVTFLVLEDEQFTVSTHPLLSRFMRGVFQLRPPRPRYSEIWDVNIVFRYLRSLAPANSLSLKQLTMKLCMLLALISTQRVHTLHCLNLDSMILKQSMVSFKVNEHLKQSRPGNFGLDVLLKAYPPPPPPDRRLCVVTYIKAYLRRTKEIRGEESHLFISFRKPFKRVTAQTISRWIKEIMTGAGIDTTMFSAHSTRAASSSAANRADAPIPLILAKAGWSKERTFRKFYDKPLQEEGQCLSQLIVRE is encoded by the coding sequence ATGTTGCAGGTTTTGAAGCTGCCGTTCGAGAACTCTGGCATGAGCAGCAGAACGGTGGACATCTTGGCAGCATCTTGGAGGGCATCAACCCAAAGacattattgtacatatataaGGAAATGGAGAAAGTTGTGTACACTTAAGAAGGAAAGTCACCTTCATGCCaagattaattttgttttggagTTTTTTACACACATGTTTTATGAAGAGAACTTGAGCTATTCAGCTATGAACTCAGCACGGAGTGCGCTTGTTACCTTTCTAGTGTTAGAGGATGAACAATTTACTGTCAGCACTCATCCGCTTCTCTCTCGTTTTATGAGAGGTGTGTTCCAGCTCAGGCCCCCAAGGCCGCGGTATTCGGAAATTTGGGACGTGAAtattgtttttagatatttgaGAAGTCTAGCTCCCGCTAACTCGCTTAGCTTGAAGCAATTAACGATGAAGCTGTGCATGTTACTGGCCTTGATATCCACCCAGAGGGTACATACTTTGCATTGCCTGAATCTAGACAGCATGATTCTCAAACAATCTATGGTGTCATTCAAAGTTAATGAACATCTTAAGCAGTCTAGACCTGGGAATTTTGGATTGGACGTACTTTTGAAagcgtaccccccccccccccccccagacagACGTTTGTGTGTAGTTACATACATTAAGGCCTACCTTCGGAGAACCAAAGAGATCCGAGGAGAGGAAAGTCATCTCTTCATTAGTTTTCGCAAGCCTTTCAAGAGAGTAACGGCACAGACAATTTCTCGATGGATCAAAGAAATCATGACTGGCGCTGGCATTGACACCACAATGTTCAGTGCACATTCAACCCGAGCAGCATCTAGCTCAGCAGCAAACAGGGCGGATGCACCTATTCCTCTGATCCTCGCAAAAGCAGGCTGGTCAAAAGAACGAACATTCCGTAAATTCTACGACAAACCTCTACAAGAAGAGGGACAGTGCCTGTCACAGCTCATTGTGAGGGAATAA